From Equus przewalskii isolate Varuska chromosome 17, EquPr2, whole genome shotgun sequence, the proteins below share one genomic window:
- the NDUFS1 gene encoding NADH-ubiquinone oxidoreductase 75 kDa subunit, mitochondrial isoform X1: protein MLRIPVRRALGLSKSPKGCVRTTATAASNLIEVFVDGQSVMVEPGTTVLQACERVGMQIPRFCYHERLSVAGNCRMCLVEIEKAPKVVAACAMPVMKGWNILTNSEKSKKAREGVMEFLLANHPLDCPICDQGGECDLQDQSMMFGSDRSRFLEGKRAVEDKNIGPLVKTIMTRCIQCTRCIRFASEIAGVDDLGTTGRGNDMQVGTYIEKMFMSELSGNIIDICPVGALTSKPYAFTARPWETRKTESIDVMDAVGSNIVVSTRTGEVMRILPRMHEDINEEWISDKTRFAYDGLKRQRLTEPMVRNEKGLLTYTSWEDALSRVAGKLQSFQGKDVAAIAGGLVDAEALVALKDLLNRVDSDTLCTEEVFPTAGAGTDLRSNYLLNSTIAGVEEADVVLLVGTNPRFEAPLFNARIRKSWLHNDLKVALIGSPVDLTYSYDHLGDSPKILQDIALGSHPFSQVLKEAKKPMVVLGSSALQRNDGAAVLAAVSNIAQKMRMSSGVTGDWKVMNILHRIASQVAALDLGYKPGVEAIRKNPPKVLFLLGADGGCVTRQDLPKDCFIIYQGHHGDVGAPIADVILPGAAYTEKSATYVNTEGRAQQTKVAVTPPGLAREDWRIIRALSEIAGITLPYDTLDQVRNRLEEVSPNLVRYDDIEGANYFQQANELSKLVNQQLLADPLVPPQLTIKDFYMTDSISRASQTMAKCVKAVTEGAQAVEEPSVC from the exons ATGTTAAGGATCCCTGTAAGAAGGGCCTTAGGCCTTTCTAAGTCTCCTAAAGGATGTG TTCGAACAACTGCCACAGCAGCAAGCAACCTGATTGAAGTATTTGTTGATGGCCAGTCTGTCATGGTGGAACCGGGAACTACCGTGCTCCAA gCTTGTGAGAGGGTTGGCATGCAGATCCCTCGATTCTGTTATCACGAAAGGTTGTCTGTTGCCGGAAACTGCAGGATGTGCCTTGTTGAAATTGAGAAAGCTCCTAAG GTTGTAGCTGCTTGTGCCATGCCAGTAATGAAAGGTTGGAATATCTTGACAAACTCAGAGAAATCTAAGAAAGCCAG AGAGGGTGTGATGGAGTTCCTATTAGCAAATCACCCACTGGACTGTCCTATTTGTGACCAAGGAGGTGAATGTGATCTGCAG GACCAGTCCATGATGTTTGGAAGTGATAGGAGCCGATTTTTAGAGGGCAAGCGTGCTGTGGAGGACAAGAACATCGGGCCATTGGTAAAGACTATCATGACGAGATGTATACAGTGTACTCGCTGCATCAG GTTTGCAAGTGAGATTGCCGGAGTAGATGATTTGGGAACAACAGGCAGAGGAAATGACATGCAAGTTGGCACATACATCGAAAAGATGTTCATGTCTGAGCTGTCTGGGAATATCATTGACATCTGCCCTGTGGGTGCCCTGACGTCTAAGCCCTATGCCTTCACTGCCCGGCCCTGGGAAACAAG aaagacAGAATCCATTGATGTAATGGATGCAGTTGGAAGTAATATTGTGGTAAGCACAAGAACTGGAGAAGTCATGAGGATTTTGCCAAGGATGCATGAGGACATCAATGAAGAGTGGATCTCTGATAAAACCAG ATTTGCCTATGATGGGCTAAAACGTCAAAGACTTACTGAGCCAATGGTCAGAAATGAAAAGGGGCTTTTAACTTATACCTCCTGGGAGGATGCACTCTCTCGTGTAGCTGGAAAg TTGCAGAGTTTTCAAGGCAAGGATGTGGCAGCAATTGCAGGTGGTTTGGTGGATGCTGAAGCGCTGGTAGCTCTCAAAGATTTGCTTAATAGAGTGGACTCTGACACGCTTTGCACGGAAGAGGTCTTCCCCACCGCAGGTGCTGG caCAGATTTGCGTTCCAATTATCTTCTTAATAGTACGATTGCTGGTGTGGAAGAGGCGGATGTTGTCCTTCTGGTTGGTACAAATCCACGTTTTGAGGCACCACTATTTAATGCTAGAATTCGCAAGAG cTGGCTTCATAATGACTTGAAAGTGGCCCTTATTGGCAGCCCAGTGGATCTCACTTACAGTTATGACCATCTGGGAGATTCCCCCAAAATTCTTCAGGACATTGCTTTGGGTAGCCATCCATTCAGCCAG GTCCTAAAGGAAGCGAAAAAACCAATGGTGGTTTTAGGCAGTTCTGCACTCCAAAGAAATGATGGGGCAGCAGTTCTTGCAGCGGTTTCCAACATTGCTCAAAAGATGCGGATGAGCAGTGGGGTGACTGGTGATTGGAAAGTTATGAATATCCTTCATAG GATTGCAAGTCAAGTAGCTGCTTTAGACCTTGGCTATAAACCTGGGGTAGAAGCAATTCGGAAGAACCCTCCCAAAGTGCTGTTCCTCCTGGGAGCAGATGGAGGCTGTGTCACCCGACAGGATTTGCCAAAGGACTGTTTCATTATTTATCAAG GACATCACGGTGATGTTGGAGCTCCTATAGCTGATGTTATTCTCCCAGGCGCTGCTTACACAGAGAAGTCTGCTACTTATGTCAATACTGAGGGCCGAGCTCAGCAGACTAAAGTAGCTGTGACACCTCCCGGCTTGGCAAGAGAAGACTGGAGAATCATCAGAGCCCTGTCTGAG ATTGCAGGTATAACTCTCCCATACGATACTCTGGATCAAGTAAGGAACAGATTGGAAGAAGTCTCTCCTAATCTTGTTCGATATGATGATATCGAAGGAGCTAATTATTTCCAGCAAGCAAATGAGCTCTCCAAG TTAGTGAACCAGCAACTTCTTGCTGATCCGCTTGTTCCACCTCAGCTAACGATAAAAGACTTCTACATGACAG
- the NDUFS1 gene encoding NADH-ubiquinone oxidoreductase 75 kDa subunit, mitochondrial isoform X2, which translates to MQIPRFCYHERLSVAGNCRMCLVEIEKAPKVVAACAMPVMKGWNILTNSEKSKKAREGVMEFLLANHPLDCPICDQGGECDLQDQSMMFGSDRSRFLEGKRAVEDKNIGPLVKTIMTRCIQCTRCIRFASEIAGVDDLGTTGRGNDMQVGTYIEKMFMSELSGNIIDICPVGALTSKPYAFTARPWETRKTESIDVMDAVGSNIVVSTRTGEVMRILPRMHEDINEEWISDKTRFAYDGLKRQRLTEPMVRNEKGLLTYTSWEDALSRVAGKLQSFQGKDVAAIAGGLVDAEALVALKDLLNRVDSDTLCTEEVFPTAGAGTDLRSNYLLNSTIAGVEEADVVLLVGTNPRFEAPLFNARIRKSWLHNDLKVALIGSPVDLTYSYDHLGDSPKILQDIALGSHPFSQVLKEAKKPMVVLGSSALQRNDGAAVLAAVSNIAQKMRMSSGVTGDWKVMNILHRIASQVAALDLGYKPGVEAIRKNPPKVLFLLGADGGCVTRQDLPKDCFIIYQGHHGDVGAPIADVILPGAAYTEKSATYVNTEGRAQQTKVAVTPPGLAREDWRIIRALSEIAGITLPYDTLDQVRNRLEEVSPNLVRYDDIEGANYFQQANELSKLVNQQLLADPLVPPQLTIKDFYMTDSISRASQTMAKCVKAVTEGAQAVEEPSVC; encoded by the exons ATGCAGATCCCTCGATTCTGTTATCACGAAAGGTTGTCTGTTGCCGGAAACTGCAGGATGTGCCTTGTTGAAATTGAGAAAGCTCCTAAG GTTGTAGCTGCTTGTGCCATGCCAGTAATGAAAGGTTGGAATATCTTGACAAACTCAGAGAAATCTAAGAAAGCCAG AGAGGGTGTGATGGAGTTCCTATTAGCAAATCACCCACTGGACTGTCCTATTTGTGACCAAGGAGGTGAATGTGATCTGCAG GACCAGTCCATGATGTTTGGAAGTGATAGGAGCCGATTTTTAGAGGGCAAGCGTGCTGTGGAGGACAAGAACATCGGGCCATTGGTAAAGACTATCATGACGAGATGTATACAGTGTACTCGCTGCATCAG GTTTGCAAGTGAGATTGCCGGAGTAGATGATTTGGGAACAACAGGCAGAGGAAATGACATGCAAGTTGGCACATACATCGAAAAGATGTTCATGTCTGAGCTGTCTGGGAATATCATTGACATCTGCCCTGTGGGTGCCCTGACGTCTAAGCCCTATGCCTTCACTGCCCGGCCCTGGGAAACAAG aaagacAGAATCCATTGATGTAATGGATGCAGTTGGAAGTAATATTGTGGTAAGCACAAGAACTGGAGAAGTCATGAGGATTTTGCCAAGGATGCATGAGGACATCAATGAAGAGTGGATCTCTGATAAAACCAG ATTTGCCTATGATGGGCTAAAACGTCAAAGACTTACTGAGCCAATGGTCAGAAATGAAAAGGGGCTTTTAACTTATACCTCCTGGGAGGATGCACTCTCTCGTGTAGCTGGAAAg TTGCAGAGTTTTCAAGGCAAGGATGTGGCAGCAATTGCAGGTGGTTTGGTGGATGCTGAAGCGCTGGTAGCTCTCAAAGATTTGCTTAATAGAGTGGACTCTGACACGCTTTGCACGGAAGAGGTCTTCCCCACCGCAGGTGCTGG caCAGATTTGCGTTCCAATTATCTTCTTAATAGTACGATTGCTGGTGTGGAAGAGGCGGATGTTGTCCTTCTGGTTGGTACAAATCCACGTTTTGAGGCACCACTATTTAATGCTAGAATTCGCAAGAG cTGGCTTCATAATGACTTGAAAGTGGCCCTTATTGGCAGCCCAGTGGATCTCACTTACAGTTATGACCATCTGGGAGATTCCCCCAAAATTCTTCAGGACATTGCTTTGGGTAGCCATCCATTCAGCCAG GTCCTAAAGGAAGCGAAAAAACCAATGGTGGTTTTAGGCAGTTCTGCACTCCAAAGAAATGATGGGGCAGCAGTTCTTGCAGCGGTTTCCAACATTGCTCAAAAGATGCGGATGAGCAGTGGGGTGACTGGTGATTGGAAAGTTATGAATATCCTTCATAG GATTGCAAGTCAAGTAGCTGCTTTAGACCTTGGCTATAAACCTGGGGTAGAAGCAATTCGGAAGAACCCTCCCAAAGTGCTGTTCCTCCTGGGAGCAGATGGAGGCTGTGTCACCCGACAGGATTTGCCAAAGGACTGTTTCATTATTTATCAAG GACATCACGGTGATGTTGGAGCTCCTATAGCTGATGTTATTCTCCCAGGCGCTGCTTACACAGAGAAGTCTGCTACTTATGTCAATACTGAGGGCCGAGCTCAGCAGACTAAAGTAGCTGTGACACCTCCCGGCTTGGCAAGAGAAGACTGGAGAATCATCAGAGCCCTGTCTGAG ATTGCAGGTATAACTCTCCCATACGATACTCTGGATCAAGTAAGGAACAGATTGGAAGAAGTCTCTCCTAATCTTGTTCGATATGATGATATCGAAGGAGCTAATTATTTCCAGCAAGCAAATGAGCTCTCCAAG TTAGTGAACCAGCAACTTCTTGCTGATCCGCTTGTTCCACCTCAGCTAACGATAAAAGACTTCTACATGACAG